The genomic DNA GAAATGCAGAATCTCATCAACGAAGAAACACAGCAAGATCATATTCAAAAGATGATGGCGAAACTCTGGAAGAGAGTTCGAGAAACAGGAGACCGCGCCATCCTTGAGTCTCATTATTTTTCCATGCGATTTGCTGCTGTCGGGCCAGATGCTTCAGTCGAATAATCGACTCGATTTGACCTGCAGCCAAGACCACTTAAAATTCATTTTCCGTATTTCTATTTTTTATCAACTATTAACTTTACTTGAAGAAGAGGTGCAATATGAAAATCGCCCAAATTGCAGCCGTCATGTTCACTTTGCTTCTCTCCTTGGGAATCGTGCTGTGGCTGGCAGATTCGGCCCCCACAACAGTTCATGAGAAGGAAACCGAAGCCCTCCCTCCCGACGCCCCCGTTGATACCCCAACGGAAGATGGCGTCCACAACATTAACCCGTTTACTCCGACCACCGAAGGGCCTCAACCAAAGGTTGTGATTGAATCACTCGTCCATGACTTTGGCGCAATGGCTCTTGGGCAAACTGGCACGCACAACTTTATCATTCGAAACGAAGGAGAGGCTCCTCTCAAATTGGCCAAAGGGCAAGTTCAATGCAAATGTACCGTCAGCGGACTTCAGGATGAGGAAGTCCCTGTTGGTGGCGAAGCAAAGATCCACTTGGAGTGGACCCCCAAGTCGATGGGACCATTCGGTCAGGGAGCGGTCATCTGGACAAATGACCCTGCCAACGAAAAACTTGAACTGCGTGTCGAAGGCGAAATGGTTTCCGAAATCAACATCAACCCGGAAAACGGTTGGATTCTCGCCAATGTCCCCAGTGGGCGACCCACCAAAATTGGGGGAGGGATCTCGACTGGCCTCCACGACTCCTTTGAAATCACTTCAATCGAGACAACATCAGATCGCCTGACATTCACCAGCAAGCCGATGTTGCCAGAAGATCTGGCAGCGCAAAATGCAAAATCAGGCTTCGAATTGATCGGAGAATACAACCCACCAGATGAGGCTGGTAAATTCCGCGAAACAGTGACTGTGAAAACGAGTTTGGACAAGTACGCAAAAATTGTCTTAAACGTCACTGGAAGCCGCACAGGCCCCATCGCGATTATTGCTTCTGGCTGGATGGCTGGGAAGCGATTGCTCAATCTTGGCAGGGTTTCTGAAAAGAAAGGAAAGAAGCACCGCCTGACAATGATGGTCGAACCGTTTGAGGAGGAGTTAAAAATTCTCGACTCACAGATTCAACCGAACTTCATCACTGTCGATTTCGAAGCTGCCGAAAACAGTGAAACAGCCACAAGGCACCGTTACACTCTCAACCTCGAAATCCCCCCAGGAAGTCCTGCTGGCGTATGGCGAAAAGACTCTCAAGGAAAAATTGTCCTGACAACCAATCACCCAAAACTCAAAGAAATTATTATCAACCTGGAAATGGTGATTCAGTAGTTCGCTCTCAGCAAACCACCAACAGCTGTCCGCCAAGGATTTTGGTGTCCCCTTAAATCATTGAACTGGTACTGGCTCAAAAACCTCTGGATCGTCACTTCCTCAAAATCGAGTGAGCAAATTCAACATTGGTCTCTACGTTCTGCCGTGTGGCGAGCAGTCTATGAAATCATGTAAGTGAACTTCACAGGCACAACAAGCATTGAAGATGCTCTAATTCAATTGAACTTTTTCAACTCCACGACAAAAGGTACCTCATGCCGCTTCAACGTCGCGACTTCATCAAAGCTGCCGCCGCTTCCGTTCTGATTCCCTCCGTTGGTCTTGCCTCTGAGCGCAGACGGAATCGACGCAATTCACGAAGAGGCCAGGCAACTGGAAATGTCAGTTTTGTTACCAATCAACCCGCCGCAAACAAGCTCAAGCTGGGACTTGTCACCTACAACTGGGGGAAAGACTGGGACGTTCCAACGGTCATCAAGAACTGTTCGGAAACGGGTTTCGCTGGCGTCGAACTTCGCAGCACTCACAAACATGGTGTCGAAATCACCCTCGACAAGAAACGTCGCGAAGAGGTCAAAAAACAGTTCGCAGATAGCGATGTGACTCTCGTCGGGTTGGGAAGTGCGTGTGAGTACCACGCTGCCGACCCAGCTGTTGTCAAGAAAAACATCGAAGAGACAAAAGCCTTTGTTCGACTCTGCCAGGATGTCGGCGGCAGTGGAGTGAAAGTCCGCCCGAACGGGTTCCCTAAAGATGTTCCAGTCGAAAAGACATTGGAGCAAATCGGGAAATCGCTCAACGAAGTTGGCAAGTTTGCAGGGGAGCACAACGTACAGATTCGTGTCGAAGTCCACGGACGAGGAACGAGCGAAATCCCGCACATGAAGTCGATCATGGACATCGCAGACAACCCCAACGTTGCTGTCTGCTGGAACTGCAACCCGACAGACCTCGTCGGCGAAGGATTGGAACACAATTACAATCTGTTGAAAGACCGCATGGGGACAATTCATATTCATGATTTAACAAATGAGAAATACCCCTGGAAAGAATTGTTTCCATTACTGAAAGAAACAAACGCCCCCTCTTTCACCGGTTGGGCACTGCTTGAAGATGGAGTAGTCCCGAAAGACATCGTCGCTGCGATGCACGAAAACCGAAATGCATGGAACGAATTGGTGAAGTAAGCCTCTTCGTTTCGAAGAAAGGTGGATCACGTACGGCGGGACTTCAATCCCGTCGTACCACCTCAAAAGCTTCGTTGTCGCCCCGCACTGCGTGAGTCACCTCTCAAAAAATGAATCCGTCTTGATTGAATGACCAGACCGAAGAAATAAAAAATGAGCCGAATGATCCCCGAGCTATTGTTGGCGTGCCTGTTCAGCCTGATGTTCGGAGGAGACTCCCTGCAAGCGGAATCCCAGCCGCCGAACATTCTGATCATCACAGCAGATAACCTTGGGTACGGAGATTTAGCTTGCTACAACCCGGACTCTCCGATCGTCACTCCGCGGCTGAACGAACTTGCACAGGAGAGTGCCCGTCTCACCAGTTTCTATACCGCTTCGCCAACATGCACCGTTTCGCGTGCCTGTTTACTGACCGGGCGAATCCCACAACGACATCGATTAACGAACCAACTGGGCGGACTCGCAGGGAACTACGGAGTCGGACTTAATCAAAGCGAAATTCTCATTCCCGATGTGCTGAAGAAGTCGCCGATTCCATACAACACCGGATGTTTCGGGAAATGGAATATCGGATTCGCACCGGGATCACGACCGACTGAACGAGGTTTCGATGAGTTCCTCGGCCATGCTTCAGGGAACATCGATTACTATCACCACATCTACAACGGCAAGCACGATCTCTTCAAAGGGATTCAAGAATTCGATGCCGACGGTGAGTACGCAACCGACCTCTTCGCTGACGCTGCTATCGATTTCATCAAACGAAAGTCAAAAGCAGATGCCCCCTGGTTTTGTTATCTCCCCTTTAACTCTCCGCATTTCCCAAACAAGAAGAACAAACTGCCGGGACAAAAGTTTGAATGGCAAGCTCCTGATCGGGCGTTTGATCCTTATGAATTTGGGCCGGATGAAACAGACCCACAGAAACGCTATTACGCTGTCGTGACTTCTCTCGATGAAGCAATCGGCCGCGTACTCGACTCACTGGAAGCCGCAAAGGTCGAGAACCAAACGTTCGTTTTTTTCTTTTCCGACAACGGAGCGTTCCGCCTGAACCGCGAAGGGCTCGATGTCGGCATCAATTCGCCGCTGCGGGGTGGCGGCGTAACCTGTTGGGAAGGCGGGCTGCGCGTGGCAGCGATGGTTCGATGGCCCGGAAAAATTGAAGCCGGAACGATCATCGATGAGCCACTCTGGTCACCCGACCTCATGGTCGCTTGTGCCCAACTGGCAAACACGCACTTACCTGCCGATGTTGTGTACGATGGAAAGAACCCGTTACCCACTCTCACTCAACAAGCCAAGTCGCCTCACGAATCGTTCTATTTTCAGTACCAGAGACACGCTGCGTTGCGCAAGGGTGCATGGAAAATTGTTCGCGAAAAACCGACAAACCCCTGGAAGCTATTCAATCTCGAAAGCGATCTCGAAGAAAAAAACGATGCCGCCAAACAATCCCCTGAAATCCTTCGTCAGCTGGTCGATGAAAGAAACGACTGGGAAGACTCCTTTTAATGTCCGATCGGCACTCAAGAGAATCGTTTCGAATTTAAAATCACATTCGTCTCCTGCAGCACAATTTATCGCGGGAATGAACCGAGCTCAAAATTTAGAACTGATCCTAAAACTTGAAATTGCTCTCTCAAGCATTGAGAAAAGCAGTGATTCCAGAGGTTTTCGGACTGGTTCTAAAAAATCTGTACCATTCGGCTGGCTCAGGCAATCACATTTTTCGAATGAGTGACTCGGACTGGTGACCGGTCTCGGCCTCGTCTCGATCAACAATATTGCAGGCAAAATGCGTTCTACGCAGGCACAAGCGACGCGAAAGTGTTCTATAGATATGTCAAACCTTCGAGCCCCTGTATTCATTGGAACTGCGTTTATTCTTCTCGGAGCAACAGGGATGTACCTGTTGCTGGAATCACAAAACGGAACTTTTACCGGAAGGCTCAGCCACCCTCTGACAGCGCACGCTCCGATCTGGGGGATGACCTTCGCCGGGATGCTCGGGCTGGGGATTTGGCTGTTGTGGAATCGATCTCACGCACAAACCACTTGGCGCCCCACATACTCTGGACGACGTTTTCGAACGATCGTTCTCTACACACGCAGCGGATGCCCGTTGTGCGACGAAGCGGCAGAACTCCTCGGAGCGTATCGCCGCTGGCTGCCACCAACCACCGAAGTCGACATTGATCTCGATCACGATCTTCAAGAGCGACTCGGTGAAGAGATCCCTGTCATTCAGGTGGACGGCAAAACACGCTTCAAAGGCCGCATCAGCGAAGTCTTACTCCAACGCCTCATCGAAGGCACCCCACCATTGGCTTGATTCGTTCTCTCGAAGTATTTTTCATGTGAAATAGAGCATCTTTCGAATTGGTGTTCAGTGTCGATTTAGTCACCGGTGAGTCACTGGGGAAGGTAAACGACCGCCCAAGATGCAGCGATATGCCTCCAGAGCAATCGTGAATTTGCGATAAATGCGTTAAACATGCTCTGATGAACATTTGAAATGCCTGATATCCTCACTCTCTCGCCCTTATCGCTTAAAGGCAATCTCAGAGACTCAGCAACCGCAGTGTTATGAGCGTTGGTTCAGCACAATGTCTTTAAGATCGTTCTCCACATCGTTGACAGTCGATCCCGAAATGTCATACGAAGTGTTTTAAAATCAGTCAACGATCCCTAGAAATCCAGTCAGGCCCAGATGCTCTCTCGAACCATTTTTGCTGCTCTCGTTTTATTATCATGCGCGTCCCTGAATGCTCAAAACAGGCCGGCCGCCACTTCGTCTTACCAGATTGAAGAGGGAGTCCTCTATCGCACAGGGGATGACGTGACGGACGGAATGAAGAAGATGTGCCGGCTGGACATCTATACCCCCGTGGACGCAAAAAACTTTCCGACGGTCGTCTGGTTTCATGGAGGAGGACTCACCGGCGGAAAGAGGAAACTACCGGAGCAACTGAAATCGTCGGGAATCGCCGTTGTGACTGTGGATTACCGATTGAGTCCAAACGTCAAGGTGAATGATTGCATCGATGATGCTGCAGCTGCTGTCGCCTGGACATTTCGTAACATCGAAAAGTATGGCGGGAACCCCAAGAAAATTTTCGTAAGCGGGCACTCTGCTGGAGGATACTTAACGAGCATGCTCGGTCTCGATAAAAAATGGCTGAAGGCGTATCAGATTGACGCGGACAATATCACTGGGCTGATCCCGTTCAGCGGTCACACGATCACACACTTCACAGCCCGTGCGGAGCAGGGGATCGATGGCAAGCAACCGATCATTGACGAGATGGCACCGCTATTTCATATTCGCAAGGACGCTCCACCGCTCTTGCTGATTACCGGTGATCGTGATCTCGAACTTCTCGGCCGTTATGAAGAGAACGCTTACATGTGGAGAATGATGCAGGTGGTCGGCCATCCAGATACAGAACTCTTTGAGCTGGATGGATATAACCATGGCGGCATGGCTGGCCCGGCTTTCCCGCTGCTTCTGAAGTTTGTAAAAAAACATTCGAAGTGAGGTATCACGCGCAAGCGTCGTGTTGTCACGAGCGAGTGAGCAGCACGACGACTTCTGCGCAGATCGCTTCTTCTCTTCCGACAGGGCCCACCTTTTCTCCGGTTTTTGCCTTCACGTTGATGTTCTCCGAATCAACAGACAAGAGCTCCGCAATCTTTTCACTGATCGTTTTTTTATAAGCCGACAGTTTCGGTTTTTGTGCGAAGACGATGCAGTCGGCATTGCCAACTTCCCAGCCACTCGCCTGAACTTTCTGCATCACCTGGTTCAAGAGCTCTGCAGAGTCAGCTCCCTGAAACATCTCATCGGTATCGGGAAACCATTCTCCGATGTCTCCCCACCCCAACGCCCCGAGAACGGCATCGGTCAGTGCATGCAGGAGAACATCTCCATCGCTATGGGCCACCGGACCATGCGTATGCGGAATATCGACTCCTCCGATCACCAGCCGCTTGCCGTGTTCGAGTCGATGTGTGTCATGTCCTAAACCAACGCGAAGATTCATCCTGCTCTTTCAACCAACGTCACTCAACGTCACTGCAAATCGCCATACTGGCCTGACTGCTTTACTGGCCTGACTCCGGTTTGACTTGTGATGCCACATCTCAATCCAAAGTGCACGAGCGTTCGAACACTCACAATCAATTCGCTCCACACTCTTCAGAACAGCTATCAGGTTCATCCGTATAATCACTGAAGTTCACTCAGTGATCAACGCGTGCCTGCTGGCCGTTGAGCAAAGTTCAAAATTTAATGGCACTGGGCATCGACTTCTTGAATTTATTTTAAAATTTTTCTCTCGCCCTCTTGCCCGCCCAAAGAGCAAAGTAAGAATGAAGTGCGGCCAAACCACTGAACATGAGTTCCGTAACACTTACGCAACTGTCCCAGATTCGCAACACGTTAAACTTCACCAATACGGCGGAACTTGCCGAACGATTCATTTTGACCGCATTTCATTTTGTAACCTCGCGGTCCGCGACACTCCAGAATTGCATGCCTTACAAGAAAAGGGTCACCCGGCGCGGATCAAACTCTTTTCGCATACATTGAATTTAGACACAAATAGCCATTAAATAAAGACTTAAAACCAAATCACATTTCTCTGACTGACTTTTGGCACGGTCCGTGCATTAGATATCTCATGTCAGGCAAAGATTGATGTCAAGACCAATCAGCAGCCATGAAACGACAAATCTTGACAAAATTTCCAAGGATATGGAGAAAAAGATGTTAGTTCTTACTCGTAAAAAACACGAAACGATTCAAATTGGCGACTCGATTGTCATCAAGGTGATATCAACCGGGCGAGGCAAAGTGAAGATCGGAATTGACGCCCCGTCAACAACTCGAGTTCTTCGAGGCGAACTCGCGCAACTCATCGCAGATAACGAAACACGAATTCCTGAAACATTCGTTGCACCAGAAGCAACCGTTAAATCTTAAGCGCCAAAATCAACAATCCCATTTAATATCTCAAAAAACCTCATGCTATAGGAGCAAGTTCAAGATGAAAGCTTCACTTAACAACACGATCTCAAAACTGACCACACTCAACCTGGCTTTGTTTGTTCTTCTGATGAGTTCCCCAACTCAAGCAGATGAAACAATCACACAAAGCCCACAACCACAGTTCGCAACTGCTACCTCCTCCAACCACGACGTCTCTTCACCACTGACTTCACGAGTTCCTCATACTGTCTTCCCTACTGATCAGGGAATGCCGTTGGCCCGCGAGGATGTGGACCTCATCAAGACCGCGGTGGTTCCAGGTCGAGCGTTCGTTCCGTCAACGACGCCACGTGAAACTCACCCAACTTACACACCGATTACACCTCGATACCAACCAGCACCGCAGTACCAGCAACCAGCTCCGCAATACCAACAACCAACAACAATTCCTCAGTACAACCAGCCTGCTCCTCAATCACCGCAAACTCCTGCGGGAGGAGAAATTTTAGGCAACAACAAGCCTACTGATCCGCAGGTGAAAATTTCGTCACGCAACACTGATCCGAAAATGCTCGGATTCTTACGCACCACATCAATGCAAGAGTTGACCAGCTTGTACCACGAAGCGTCACGAATGATCGACGCCAAGCACGTGAACCCTCCTGCATACGAAACCCGTATGAAGGCTTCCTTAAACAACTTGATCCTCGCCTTAGATAATCCTGACTTCCAGAGAGCAAACAACTTGTCCTCGCAGTCAACTGCAATCCGTCAGGTTCAAGCTGAGTTATCACAAACAATGAACTCTCAACCTGCTCGAAACGCCACTGAGGCAGTCGGTTTAATGCAATGGTCGGCTGAACTGGTCAACCGACAACTGGGGGTTCGCCGAGAAGCTGTTGCTCTCGAATTCATGAATGGAACAATCGACGCACTCGATAAATACTCATCATTCATGCCTGAATCGACAGCCTTTGCTCCCGGAGCAGAATTGGAAAACCGTAAAACTGCGAGCCTTGAAGAGAACATCGTCGGCATCGGCGTTGAACTCGAAACCCATCCAATGGGAGCAATCCTGGTCGGTGTTGTGGAGAACAGCCCCGCCTCAGGCCTCGGACTTAAGAAAGGTGACTTGATCGTCGCAGTGAATGGCCAGTCAGTTCGAGGATTGGGACTGAACACAGTTGCCGGAAAGCTGGGTGGATCACTGGGAACCCAAATCACACTCGACATCGAACGCGACGGACAACGATACCGCGGACAGTTATCTCGCCAAAGAATCTACGTGAGTAGTGTCACTGGAACTGAAATGTTGGACAACATCAAAAAGGTTGGTTACGTCCGACTCAAACAGTTCTCTGAGTCATCACGAAAAGATTTGGAAGCAGCGATGTGGTCTCTTCACAACCAGGGAATGAAATCACTCGTCCTCGACTTGCGAGGAAACCCCGGCGGATTACTGGATCAGGCCATCGAAGTTTCAGACCTGTTCCTTCCTTGCGGAACAATCGTTTCCACAAAAGGAAGAAACTACTCGGACAACACTTCCGAAACTGCAACACGAGAAAAAACATGGAGCATCCCGTTGGTTGTTCTTGTGGATGATGGATCGGCAAGCGCCAGTGAAATCTTCGCAGCTGCGATTCAGGAGAATGAACGAGGCGTTGTCGTCGGTCGACACTCATACGGAAAAGGAACTGTGCAAACACACTTCCCACTCCAGACAGTTTCAGGACTGTTAAAACTGACCACTGCCAAGTTCTACTCTCCAGCAGGACGCGAAATGGCTGGTTCAGGAGTGACTCCAGACCTCCTCGTTCGAGCAACTGAAAAGAACAGCAACAGCACTGATTACGATGCCGACATCGAAGCAGCCATTTCGGTTGTTGACCAAGGAATCCCAAGCCGGCTTGCACAACAGGCTGCAAACTGCAATCAACCGAAGTACCAGACTCCTGGTCAGGCGAACAACAGTTTCAACAACTTCACTCAACAACTCCAGATGAACATGTCTGGTCGATAGGAAATGCTGACTCTGATTTGAACGCGTGATCGACCCGCCCCGCTTCAACAATTGTTGAAGCGGGGTTTTTTCATTTTCCGGCAGGACGCCGTTCCACTGAGGTGCGAATGACCCTGCGAAACCCGTCGTTTGTAGCGAGTTCCAAAGCCTGAATTCCATAGAGAACCATGACTGAAACTGCGTCTGCCAAGCCTCTAAAACATCCTCAAAATTGAACTTGACCCGCTAAATGGATGCGTGTAGACGAAAAAGAGAGTTGCCTTTTGATTCTCAAGCCCTGAACTTCAAGTGGCCAACTCTTCAATTTCAATCCATTATTCACCGATGCGGGTTCTCGGGCGGAGACGATACGCCCACCAAGGAGAGACGATGATACTTCGATACTGTAGCTTTCTTGCACTCATGTCGTGTTGCCTTTTGGGGTGCACTGCCGCCAAAACCTCTAACACAGCAAGGACTTCCACCGAACAGCTACTCATCGCCAACGCGGTGGATCAATCACTGGACAAGATTGACTTCACTCCGTTTCACGGCCACACAGTCTTCCTGAACGAGAAGTACATTGAATGTACCGACAAGCCCTACGTGGTTGCATCGGTGCGGCATCGCATCTTGAAAGCGGGTGGCTTACTGGTCGATTCTGCCGATAAAAGTGCCGTCACCGTCGAAATTCGAAGTGGAGCCGTCGGGACATTTTCGTCCGATTCTTTCCTCGGACTTCCTGAAGTTGTCCTGCCCGGTGTCGTAACACTTCCGGAAATTCGTATCGCTGAAAAGAAGAGCCAGCTTGGTACTGCTAAGCTGGGGATTGTCGCTTTCGAAACAAAGTCAGGCCGCGCACTCGGAGAAGGTGGAATGAGCCTAGCTCAGTCTCAAGACAATAACTGGTACCTCGCTGGAACTGGCCCATTCCGAAGCGGCGAGCTGAAAGAAGAAATTGGAAATGGAACGACCGGAGC from Thalassoglobus polymorphus includes the following:
- a CDS encoding DUF1573 domain-containing protein; translation: MKIAQIAAVMFTLLLSLGIVLWLADSAPTTVHEKETEALPPDAPVDTPTEDGVHNINPFTPTTEGPQPKVVIESLVHDFGAMALGQTGTHNFIIRNEGEAPLKLAKGQVQCKCTVSGLQDEEVPVGGEAKIHLEWTPKSMGPFGQGAVIWTNDPANEKLELRVEGEMVSEININPENGWILANVPSGRPTKIGGGISTGLHDSFEITSIETTSDRLTFTSKPMLPEDLAAQNAKSGFELIGEYNPPDEAGKFRETVTVKTSLDKYAKIVLNVTGSRTGPIAIIASGWMAGKRLLNLGRVSEKKGKKHRLTMMVEPFEEELKILDSQIQPNFITVDFEAAENSETATRHRYTLNLEIPPGSPAGVWRKDSQGKIVLTTNHPKLKEIIINLEMVIQ
- a CDS encoding sugar phosphate isomerase/epimerase family protein yields the protein MPLQRRDFIKAAAASVLIPSVGLASERRRNRRNSRRGQATGNVSFVTNQPAANKLKLGLVTYNWGKDWDVPTVIKNCSETGFAGVELRSTHKHGVEITLDKKRREEVKKQFADSDVTLVGLGSACEYHAADPAVVKKNIEETKAFVRLCQDVGGSGVKVRPNGFPKDVPVEKTLEQIGKSLNEVGKFAGEHNVQIRVEVHGRGTSEIPHMKSIMDIADNPNVAVCWNCNPTDLVGEGLEHNYNLLKDRMGTIHIHDLTNEKYPWKELFPLLKETNAPSFTGWALLEDGVVPKDIVAAMHENRNAWNELVK
- a CDS encoding sulfatase-like hydrolase/transferase, whose amino-acid sequence is MSRMIPELLLACLFSLMFGGDSLQAESQPPNILIITADNLGYGDLACYNPDSPIVTPRLNELAQESARLTSFYTASPTCTVSRACLLTGRIPQRHRLTNQLGGLAGNYGVGLNQSEILIPDVLKKSPIPYNTGCFGKWNIGFAPGSRPTERGFDEFLGHASGNIDYYHHIYNGKHDLFKGIQEFDADGEYATDLFADAAIDFIKRKSKADAPWFCYLPFNSPHFPNKKNKLPGQKFEWQAPDRAFDPYEFGPDETDPQKRYYAVVTSLDEAIGRVLDSLEAAKVENQTFVFFFSDNGAFRLNREGLDVGINSPLRGGGVTCWEGGLRVAAMVRWPGKIEAGTIIDEPLWSPDLMVACAQLANTHLPADVVYDGKNPLPTLTQQAKSPHESFYFQYQRHAALRKGAWKIVREKPTNPWKLFNLESDLEEKNDAAKQSPEILRQLVDERNDWEDSF
- a CDS encoding glutaredoxin family protein, whose protein sequence is MSNLRAPVFIGTAFILLGATGMYLLLESQNGTFTGRLSHPLTAHAPIWGMTFAGMLGLGIWLLWNRSHAQTTWRPTYSGRRFRTIVLYTRSGCPLCDEAAELLGAYRRWLPPTTEVDIDLDHDLQERLGEEIPVIQVDGKTRFKGRISEVLLQRLIEGTPPLA
- a CDS encoding alpha/beta hydrolase; translation: MLSRTIFAALVLLSCASLNAQNRPAATSSYQIEEGVLYRTGDDVTDGMKKMCRLDIYTPVDAKNFPTVVWFHGGGLTGGKRKLPEQLKSSGIAVVTVDYRLSPNVKVNDCIDDAAAAVAWTFRNIEKYGGNPKKIFVSGHSAGGYLTSMLGLDKKWLKAYQIDADNITGLIPFSGHTITHFTARAEQGIDGKQPIIDEMAPLFHIRKDAPPLLLITGDRDLELLGRYEENAYMWRMMQVVGHPDTELFELDGYNHGGMAGPAFPLLLKFVKKHSK
- the ispF gene encoding 2-C-methyl-D-erythritol 2,4-cyclodiphosphate synthase; translation: MNLRVGLGHDTHRLEHGKRLVIGGVDIPHTHGPVAHSDGDVLLHALTDAVLGALGWGDIGEWFPDTDEMFQGADSAELLNQVMQKVQASGWEVGNADCIVFAQKPKLSAYKKTISEKIAELLSVDSENINVKAKTGEKVGPVGREEAICAEVVVLLTRS
- a CDS encoding carbon storage regulator encodes the protein MLVLTRKKHETIQIGDSIVIKVISTGRGKVKIGIDAPSTTRVLRGELAQLIADNETRIPETFVAPEATVKS
- a CDS encoding S41 family peptidase; its protein translation is MKASLNNTISKLTTLNLALFVLLMSSPTQADETITQSPQPQFATATSSNHDVSSPLTSRVPHTVFPTDQGMPLAREDVDLIKTAVVPGRAFVPSTTPRETHPTYTPITPRYQPAPQYQQPAPQYQQPTTIPQYNQPAPQSPQTPAGGEILGNNKPTDPQVKISSRNTDPKMLGFLRTTSMQELTSLYHEASRMIDAKHVNPPAYETRMKASLNNLILALDNPDFQRANNLSSQSTAIRQVQAELSQTMNSQPARNATEAVGLMQWSAELVNRQLGVRREAVALEFMNGTIDALDKYSSFMPESTAFAPGAELENRKTASLEENIVGIGVELETHPMGAILVGVVENSPASGLGLKKGDLIVAVNGQSVRGLGLNTVAGKLGGSLGTQITLDIERDGQRYRGQLSRQRIYVSSVTGTEMLDNIKKVGYVRLKQFSESSRKDLEAAMWSLHNQGMKSLVLDLRGNPGGLLDQAIEVSDLFLPCGTIVSTKGRNYSDNTSETATREKTWSIPLVVLVDDGSASASEIFAAAIQENERGVVVGRHSYGKGTVQTHFPLQTVSGLLKLTTAKFYSPAGREMAGSGVTPDLLVRATEKNSNSTDYDADIEAAISVVDQGIPSRLAQQAANCNQPKYQTPGQANNSFNNFTQQLQMNMSGR
- a CDS encoding DUF6655 family protein, whose product is MILRYCSFLALMSCCLLGCTAAKTSNTARTSTEQLLIANAVDQSLDKIDFTPFHGHTVFLNEKYIECTDKPYVVASVRHRILKAGGLLVDSADKSAVTVEIRSGAVGTFSSDSFLGLPEVVLPGVVTLPEIRIAEKKSQLGTAKLGIVAFETKSGRALGEGGMSLAQSQDNNWYLAGTGPFRSGELKEEIGNGTTGAAALKYSKVPHVVSFSPPNQLNEQIALDAAPIPKIDPASSEKENDSPDWVKPAN